The following coding sequences are from one Ficedula albicollis isolate OC2 chromosome 14, FicAlb1.5, whole genome shotgun sequence window:
- the FAM173A gene encoding protein FAM173A: protein PQVPYQPSSPQQVANALALLRGRAGKTVDLGSGDGRLVLEAHRQGLRPALGYELNPWLLCLANYRAWKAGCHGSVSFLKKDLWKVDLSDCHNVIVFLAPSVKPPLATKLLAELPDDARVVAGRFPFPCWTPSSSLGQGLEQVWAYDMKEVRREAQGSAQESQVRAQPR from the exons ccccaggtgcCCTACCAGccctccagcccccagcaggtGGCCAACGCGCTGGCGCTGCTGCGGGGCCGCGCCGGTAAGACCGTGGATCTGGGATCCGGAGATGGACGGCTC gtgctggaggctcacaggcaggggctgaggcCAGCCCTGGGCTATGAGCTCAacccctggctgctgtgcctggccaaCTACCGTGCCTGGAAGGCCGGGTGCCACGGGAGTGTCTCCTTCCTGAAGAAGGATCTGTGGAAG GTGGATCTTTCTGACTGCCACAACGTGATCGTGTTCCTGGCCCCCAGCGTG AAACCTCCCTTGGCCACcaagctgctggcagagctgcccgACGACGCCCGGGTGGTGGCCGGGCgcttccccttcccctgctggacccccagcagcagcctggggcagggcctggagcaggtCTGGGCCTATGACATGAAGGAGGTGCGGAGAGAGGCGCAGGGCAGCGCCCAGGAAAGCCAGGTCCGAGCCCAGCCTCGCTAA